In one window of Euwallacea similis isolate ESF13 chromosome 4, ESF131.1, whole genome shotgun sequence DNA:
- the LOC136408173 gene encoding zinc finger C2HC domain-containing protein 1C isoform X1 has translation MASKLMQMQARFQQKQMQEKEEKLTKMYESQQQRAFEKVGRSSAGSSGSNASSNGSSITSNASIGSTGKGKVRQMFEERRQKAGIDKSYPLEPLRTKANARGPQGKTIATNTIKSSMTKSVSQTHNGKPVLHQKEAYRRAYNNNYSNGNFEENSSRTTAGYDVLDGHNSDLVELINRNTDDEEDIDNLPKIGFNDSYKEQPLYMTGKLANVGGKLPSQRFIESNNNNNNEEKTGGNIVSQKPDGPLKNEPKVAAKKPTAKTKPPPRSSSSVSSTTSQSPRNSPTQADHNTMASKQQANVAPSRATHTNTRSSTKQTAKSSVTRDDLTECKYCGRRFATDRLKVHEDICGKTGKKKRKTFDATKHRVQGTELESYVLKGGKKGASNKVSAKPSASSKAGNWRKTHEEFISAIRAAKQAQAHVAKGGKLTDLPPPPPSSNPDYVQCPHCGRRFNESAAERHIPKCANYEFNKPKGGLQKSKPGKR, from the exons GCAAGATTTCAACAGAAACAAATgcaagaaaaagaagaaaaacttACCAAAATGTATGAGAGCCAGCAGCAAAGAGCTTTCGAGAAAGTAGGCAGAAGCAGTGCTGGAAGTAGCGGGAGTAACGCCAGTAGTAATGGCAGTAGCATAACCAGTAACGCCAGCATCGGGTCAACTGGAAAAGGAAAA GTTCGCCAAATGTTTGAGGAACGCCGCCAAAAAGCCGGCATAGATAAAAGTTATCCTTTAGAACCATTGAGAACAAAAGCAAACGCCCGAGGACCTCAGGGTAAAACTATCGCAACCAACACAATTAAGTCGTCCATGACGAAATCCGTCAGTCAGACGCATAATGGGAAACCAGTTCTCCATCAAAAGGAAGCCTATCGAAGGGCATACAACAATAATTACTCGAATGGAAATTTCGAGGAGAATAGCAGTCGCACGACTGCCGGGTACGATGTTCTAGATGGTCATAATAGCGATTTGGTCGAACTTATAAACCGTAATACCGACGAtgaagaagacattgacaatttGCCAAAAATAG GATTTAACGACAGTTACAAGGAGCAACCATTATATATGACCGGAAAGCTGGCCAATGTTGGAGGAAAGCTTCCAAGCCAGAGGTTCATCGAGAGCaataacaacaacaataaTGAAGAAAAGACTGGAGGAAATATTGTCAGCCAAAAACCTGATGGACCTTTGAAGAACGAACCtaaa GTGGCCGCCAAGAAACCGACCGCCAAAACCAAACCTCCTCCGAGGTCAAGTTCTTCAGTGTCTTCAACCACCAGTCAATCACCACGAAACTCTCCGACTCAGGCTGATCATAATACTATGGCCTCAAAGCAACAG GCTAATGTCGCACCGTCACGGGCCACCCACACCAATACACGTTCATCGACGAAACAAACGGCCAAATCTTCGGTTACAAGGGACGATCTGACCGAGTGTAAATATTGTGGAAGACGTTTCGCCACAGATCGATTGAAGGTGCATGAAGATATCTGTGGTAAAACtgggaaaaagaaaagaaaaaccttCGATGCCACGAAACACAGGGTTCAAGGAACGGAACTTGAAAGTTACGTGTTGAAAGGCGGGAAGAAAGGGGCGAGTAACAAG GTATCCGCAAAACCATCAGCCTCCTCTAAAGCGGGCAACTGGCGAAAAACCCATGAGGAATTTATTTCGGCTATTCGAGCGGCCAAACAGGCCCAAGCCCATGTGGCCAAGGGTGGTAAATTGACCGATTTACCACCTCCGCCACCGTCCAGTAACCCCGATTATGTGCAATGTCCGCACTGTGGAAGaag ATTTAATGAATCGGCTGCGGAACGACACATTCCAAAGTGCGCAAACTACGAATTCAACAAACCCAAAGGCGGACTGCAGAAAAGTAAACCCGGAAAAAGATAA
- the LOC136408173 gene encoding uncharacterized protein isoform X2, with translation MQEKEEKLTKMYESQQQRAFEKVGRSSAGSSGSNASSNGSSITSNASIGSTGKGKVRQMFEERRQKAGIDKSYPLEPLRTKANARGPQGKTIATNTIKSSMTKSVSQTHNGKPVLHQKEAYRRAYNNNYSNGNFEENSSRTTAGYDVLDGHNSDLVELINRNTDDEEDIDNLPKIGFNDSYKEQPLYMTGKLANVGGKLPSQRFIESNNNNNNEEKTGGNIVSQKPDGPLKNEPKVAAKKPTAKTKPPPRSSSSVSSTTSQSPRNSPTQADHNTMASKQQANVAPSRATHTNTRSSTKQTAKSSVTRDDLTECKYCGRRFATDRLKVHEDICGKTGKKKRKTFDATKHRVQGTELESYVLKGGKKGASNKVSAKPSASSKAGNWRKTHEEFISAIRAAKQAQAHVAKGGKLTDLPPPPPSSNPDYVQCPHCGRRFNESAAERHIPKCANYEFNKPKGGLQKSKPGKR, from the exons ATgcaagaaaaagaagaaaaacttACCAAAATGTATGAGAGCCAGCAGCAAAGAGCTTTCGAGAAAGTAGGCAGAAGCAGTGCTGGAAGTAGCGGGAGTAACGCCAGTAGTAATGGCAGTAGCATAACCAGTAACGCCAGCATCGGGTCAACTGGAAAAGGAAAA GTTCGCCAAATGTTTGAGGAACGCCGCCAAAAAGCCGGCATAGATAAAAGTTATCCTTTAGAACCATTGAGAACAAAAGCAAACGCCCGAGGACCTCAGGGTAAAACTATCGCAACCAACACAATTAAGTCGTCCATGACGAAATCCGTCAGTCAGACGCATAATGGGAAACCAGTTCTCCATCAAAAGGAAGCCTATCGAAGGGCATACAACAATAATTACTCGAATGGAAATTTCGAGGAGAATAGCAGTCGCACGACTGCCGGGTACGATGTTCTAGATGGTCATAATAGCGATTTGGTCGAACTTATAAACCGTAATACCGACGAtgaagaagacattgacaatttGCCAAAAATAG GATTTAACGACAGTTACAAGGAGCAACCATTATATATGACCGGAAAGCTGGCCAATGTTGGAGGAAAGCTTCCAAGCCAGAGGTTCATCGAGAGCaataacaacaacaataaTGAAGAAAAGACTGGAGGAAATATTGTCAGCCAAAAACCTGATGGACCTTTGAAGAACGAACCtaaa GTGGCCGCCAAGAAACCGACCGCCAAAACCAAACCTCCTCCGAGGTCAAGTTCTTCAGTGTCTTCAACCACCAGTCAATCACCACGAAACTCTCCGACTCAGGCTGATCATAATACTATGGCCTCAAAGCAACAG GCTAATGTCGCACCGTCACGGGCCACCCACACCAATACACGTTCATCGACGAAACAAACGGCCAAATCTTCGGTTACAAGGGACGATCTGACCGAGTGTAAATATTGTGGAAGACGTTTCGCCACAGATCGATTGAAGGTGCATGAAGATATCTGTGGTAAAACtgggaaaaagaaaagaaaaaccttCGATGCCACGAAACACAGGGTTCAAGGAACGGAACTTGAAAGTTACGTGTTGAAAGGCGGGAAGAAAGGGGCGAGTAACAAG GTATCCGCAAAACCATCAGCCTCCTCTAAAGCGGGCAACTGGCGAAAAACCCATGAGGAATTTATTTCGGCTATTCGAGCGGCCAAACAGGCCCAAGCCCATGTGGCCAAGGGTGGTAAATTGACCGATTTACCACCTCCGCCACCGTCCAGTAACCCCGATTATGTGCAATGTCCGCACTGTGGAAGaag ATTTAATGAATCGGCTGCGGAACGACACATTCCAAAGTGCGCAAACTACGAATTCAACAAACCCAAAGGCGGACTGCAGAAAAGTAAACCCGGAAAAAGATAA